The following proteins come from a genomic window of Alosa sapidissima isolate fAloSap1 chromosome 22, fAloSap1.pri, whole genome shotgun sequence:
- the LOC121696908 gene encoding uncharacterized protein LOC121696908 isoform X3: MSVNFIRRHKPALLNVLSTEATYILQHVDAMCLIDRQSYINIMDIPKARDKMIKLLDKLILDKNCDGFLQLLHEEEIQELLPGLKAIMKNQELSRRDSRDGQLPDCTQPGASGSVVNGQDHLSTGRPRERAVEVSGPVIRPVEGAGVDGHSDCQASTGSGGLLEKRQHLNLENCSFARIEELVSNPEKAETLMSELQNKLKDGEMDRIERKLRSKKCIKENWCYTTITNIKNNQGLKEFLEPGEQKIFPSIVFDLFENNRGKKETKNEELNAPDVSLEDSGHQSYQTKSEPCMRMQTIEANGEKDEFKPAEKDPLSDSGHESIFDTMNNSYGTLSTKMSSLEGKEGKRVEVSSALKRDRLSAEHQYSADEIPPKVAKHIDATDCDHEAKNSTETNVDKCPCIVEYSLINHANSIIHVTQNSYLANTDVMSNQQSENISRTSESVFQTENNLDTDVEMSVEGITARMEHQSDEIQVSLKQIQSRDSQNIPAKNTRSSALDCDNLEMDTNVQRYREDSDVLQGTTDKSSNMEADGTNDKENFADELPSKVDKHIDAPSSEHETLVNASLCEPTIPKNQGHSTETPQSDTAVELEPSQSSPTDAMKSRLNNDARASDYSHVEEKAFTNSGNPFQSEQNNTSANPGKHVHSSEDNDGESEHEAIEEHFSPDSSHEDNNANSKDVLIKGDRFESNNLHATSKEAQTQANGYPVLQNIETETSKDYDLSLEMVFTGTSDTVDTTTHMRTQAIKTLAAEAKDFDHEAKNTEINVDKCPSVECSLINHTIPIPHVTQSSYSANTDDLSNQNSEKSSHTAVVHTSDSVFQTEDNLDKDVEISESVASEGIIAETKHQPDDIHDSLKQIQSQYSHNMAIPSKNRSLSASDCDDLEIDTNVQRNIKDVLGGSTDKSSKIEVDGTNDKENSEVDDLDPSYKCSHNVYDSVELEESSERVHSDPIHNSETKNSPMENAQKIPLSQPPSVEGSTVSTVNKKSVFKNEKDKQKAKRPHKRKDPNLEKEWKKERLVKWLDTYKGEGDTLEDLKNRISWHTKLEHKTFPYIVADQCTIFHVPKTTDRKLIFLTNVDVYKKGGELRKPCYEKLQYQMGVSGISETIVLSPENKTKTVRYDFSFENIAELCRRLVFEVLAPAIVVFKKVQRERELFSDD, encoded by the exons ATGTCTGTGAATTTTATCCGTAGGCACAAGCCTGCTCTGCTGAACGTATTGTCCACAGAGGCCACATATATTTTGCAGCATGTTGATGCAATGTGCCTCATAGACCGCCAATCTTATATTAATATTATGGATATACCGAAAGCAAGAGACAAGATGATTAAACTACTGGATAAACTGATACTCGATAAAAACTGTGATGGATTCCTACAACTACTACATGAAGAAGAAATCCAAGAACTTTTACCGGGGCTTAAAGCAATCATGAAGAATCAAG AACTCAGCAGACGAGACAGCAGAGACGGGCAACTGCCAGATTGCACACAGCCTGGAGCAAGTGGAAGTGTGGTCAATGGGCAAGACCACCTCTCTACTGGAAGGCCAAGAGAAAGAGCAGTGGAGGTCTCCGGGCCAGTGATCAGACCAGTTGAAGGGGCAGGGGTCGATGGTCACAGTGATTGCCAAGCGTCAACTGGATCAGGAGGACTGCTTGAGAAAAGGCAGCATTTAA ATCTGGAAAACTGTTCTTTTGCTAGAATAGAGGAGTTGGTTTCAAATCCTGAAAAAGCAGAAACACTGATGTCTGAACTACAGAACAAACTGAAGGATGGAGAAATGGACAGAATTGAGAGGAAATTGCGAAGCAAAAAATGTATAAAGGAAAACTGGTGTTATACAACCATAACCAACATCAAAAACAACCAAGGACTGAAAGAATTCCTTGAACCCGGAGAACAAAAGATATTTCCTTCAATTGTTTTCGATTTGTTTGAAAACAACAGGGGGAAAAAGGAAACGAAAAATGAAGAATTGAATGCACCTGATGTCTCGTTAGAAG ACTCTGGCCACCAGAGTTACCAAACCAAAAGTGAGCCATGCATGAGAATGCAGACCATTGAAGCCaatggagagaaagatgagTTTAAACCCGCTGAGAAGGACCCTTTATCTGACAGTGGACATGAAAGTATTTTTGACACCATGAACAACAGTTATGGAACGTTATCAACAAAGATGAGCAGCCTTGAGGGAAAGGAAGGGAAGAGGGTGGAAGTATCTTCTGCTCTTAAAAGGGATAGATTGTCTGCTGAGCATCAATATTCAGCTGATGAGATACCACCAAAGGTCGCTAAACACATAGATGCCACGGATTGTGACCACGAAGCAAAAAATAGCACAGAAACTAATGTTGATAAGTGCCCCTGCATAGTTGAATATTCACTGATCAATCACGCAAATTCAATTATACATGTTACACAAAATTCATATTTAGCAAACACTGATGTCATGTCAAACCAGCAGTCTGAGAACATTTCCCGCACTTCTGAATCAGTCTTCCAAACTGAGAACAACTTAGACACAGATGTGGAAATGAGTGTAGAAGGAATCACTGCTAGAATGGAGCATCAATCTGATGAGATACAGGTCAGTTTAAAGCAGATTCAGAGCCGAGATTCACAGAACATTCCAGCAAAAAATACACGTTCATCTGCCTTAGATTGTGACAATTTAGAAATGGACACCAATGTTCAAAGATACAGAGAAGATTCAGATGTTTTGCAGGGTACAACAGACAAGTCTTCCAACATGGAAGCTGATGGAACAAATGATAAAGAAAATTTTGCTGATGAACTACCATCAAAGGTTGATAAACACATAGATGCCCCAAGTTCAGAGCATGAAACACTTGTTAATGCAAGCCTATGTGAGCCAACTATACCTAAAAATCAGGGACATTCTACAGAGACCCCACAGTCAGATACAGCAGTGGAGCTAGAGCCTAGTCAGAGTAGTCCTACAGATGCAATGAAGAGCAGACTAAACAATGATGCCAGGGCCTCTGACTATAGTCATGTGGAAGAAAAGGCCTTTACAAATAGTGGGAATCCGTTTCAAAGTGAACAAAATAACACTTCAGCAAACCCAGGTAAGCATGTACATAGTAGTGAGGATAATGATGGGGAAAGTGAGCATGAAGCTATTGAAGAACACTTTTCACCTGATAGTAGTCATGAAGATAACAATGCCAATTCCAAGGATGTATTGATAAAGGGGGACAGATTTGAATCAAACAATCTTCATGCAACCTCAAAAGAAGCACAGACACAAGCTAATGGATATCCTGTGCTTCAAAACATTGAAACTGAAACTTCCAAAGATTATGATTTATCTTTAGAGATGGTTTTTACAGGGACTTCAGACACAGTAGACACAACAACACATATGAGAACACAAGCCATTAAGACATTGGCTGCAGAGGCTAAGGATTTTGACCATGAGGCAAAAAATACAGAAATTAATGTTGATAAATGCCCCTCAGTTGAATGTTCACTGATTAATCACACAATTCCAATTCCACATGTTACACAAAGTTCATATTCAGCAAACACTGATGACCTGTCAAACCAGAATTCTGAGAAAAGTTCCCACACAGCTGTTGTCCACACTTCTGACTCAGTATTCCAAACTGAGGACAACTTAGACAAAGATGTGGAAATTAGTGAATCTGTTGCTTCAGAAGGTATCATTGCTGAAACTAAGCATCAGCCTGATGACATACATGACAGTTTGAAGCAGATTCAGAGCCAATATTCTCATAACATGGCCATTCCATCAAAAAATAGAAGTTTGTCTGCCTCAGATTGTGACGATTTAGAAATTGACACTAATGTTCAAAGAAACATAAAGGATGTTTTGGGGGGTTCAACAGACAAGTCTTCCAAAATTGAAGTAGATGGAACAAATGATAAAGAAAATTCAGAGGTGGATGATCTTGACCCTTCATATAAATGTTCACACAATGTTTATGACTCTGTTGAGCTGGAAGAATCCAGTGAGAGAGTTCATTCAGATCCCATTCATAACTCAGAGACCAAAAACAGTCCAATGGAAAATGCTCAAAAAATCCCTTTGTCTCAACCCCCATCTGTGGAAGGATCAACTGTTTCAACagttaacaaaaaaagtgtttttaaaaatgaaaaagacaaacaaaaagctAAAAGGCCACACAAAAGGAAAGACCCTAATTTGGAGAAAGAATGGAAGAAAGAGCGCCTTGTTAAATGGTTGGACACTTATAAAGGAGAAGGGGACACCTTGGAGGATCTGAAAAATAGAATCTCATGGCATACTAAACTGGAACATAAAACATTTCCTTATATCGTGGCAGACCAATGTACAATTTTTCATGTTCCCAAAACAACTGACCGTAAATTAATATTTCTAACCAATGTAGATGTATATAAAAAGGGTGGTGAACTGAGAAAACCTTGTTATGAGAAGCTGCAATATCAAATGGGAGTTTCAGGCATTAGTGAAACAATTGTGCTCTCTCCAGAGAATAAAACGAAGACAGTCAGATATGATTTCTCCTTTGAGAATATTGCTGAACTCTGTCGTAGGCTTGTGTTTGAAGTCCTTGCCCCAGCAATTGTAGTCTTCAAAAAggttcagagagagagggaattatTCTCAGATGATTGa
- the LOC121696908 gene encoding uncharacterized protein LOC121696908 isoform X2, producing MSVNFIRRHKPALLNVLSTEATYILQHVDAMCLIDRQSYINIMDIPKARDKMIKLLDKLILDKNCDGFLQLLHEEEIQELLPGLKAIMKNQELSRRDSRDGQLPDCTQPGASGSVVNGQDHLSTGRPRERAVEVSGPVIRPVEGAGVDGHSDCQASTGSGGLLEKRQHLNLENCSFARIEELVSNPEKAETLMSELQNKLKDGEMDRIERKLRSKKCIKENWCYTTITNIKNNQGLKEFLEPGEQKIFPSIVFDLFENNRGKKETKNEELNAPDVSLEDTETRVEIQPKERVNDDLEHTHQASENNLQFPAKDSYLNSNAQDSENSYLKEEFLINSGHQSYQTKSEPCMRMQTIEANGEKDEFKPAEKDPLSDSGHESIFDTMNNSYGTLSTKMSSLEGKEGKRVEVSSALKRDRLSAEHQYSADEIPPKVAKHIDATDCDHEAKNSTETIHVTQNSYLANTDVMSNQQSENISRTSESVFQTENNLDTDVEMSVEGITARMEHQSDEIQVSLKQIQSRDSQNIPAKNTRSSALDCDNLEMDTNVQRYREDSDVLQGTTDKSSNMEADGTNDKENFADELPSKVDKHIDAPSSEHETLVNASLCEPTIPKNQGHSTETPQSDTAVELEPSQSSPTDAMKSRLNNDARASDYSHVEEKAFTNSGNPFQSEQNNTSANPGKHVHSSEDNDGESEHEAIEEHFSPDSSHEDNNANSKDVLIKGDRFESNNLHATSKEAQTQANGYPVLQNIETETSKDYDLSLEMVFTGTSDTVDTTTHMRTQAIKTLAAEAKDFDHEAKNTEINVDKCPSVECSLINHTIPIPHVTQSSYSANTDDLSNQNSEKSSHTAVVHTSDSVFQTEDNLDKDVEISESVASEGIIAETKHQPDDIHDSLKQIQSQYSHNMAIPSKNRSLSASDCDDLEIDTNVQRNIKDVLGGSTDKSSKIEVDGTNDKENSEVDDLDPSYKCSHNVYDSVELEESSERVHSDPIHNSETKNSPMENAQKIPLSQPPSVEGSTVSTVNKKSVFKNEKDKQKAKRPHKRKDPNLEKEWKKERLVKWLDTYKGEGDTLEDLKNRISWHTKLEHKTFPYIVADQCTIFHVPKTTDRKLIFLTNVDVYKKGGELRKPCYEKLQYQMGVSGISETIVLSPENKTKTVRYDFSFENIAELCRRLVFEVLAPAIVVFKKVQRERELFSDD from the exons ATGTCTGTGAATTTTATCCGTAGGCACAAGCCTGCTCTGCTGAACGTATTGTCCACAGAGGCCACATATATTTTGCAGCATGTTGATGCAATGTGCCTCATAGACCGCCAATCTTATATTAATATTATGGATATACCGAAAGCAAGAGACAAGATGATTAAACTACTGGATAAACTGATACTCGATAAAAACTGTGATGGATTCCTACAACTACTACATGAAGAAGAAATCCAAGAACTTTTACCGGGGCTTAAAGCAATCATGAAGAATCAAG AACTCAGCAGACGAGACAGCAGAGACGGGCAACTGCCAGATTGCACACAGCCTGGAGCAAGTGGAAGTGTGGTCAATGGGCAAGACCACCTCTCTACTGGAAGGCCAAGAGAAAGAGCAGTGGAGGTCTCCGGGCCAGTGATCAGACCAGTTGAAGGGGCAGGGGTCGATGGTCACAGTGATTGCCAAGCGTCAACTGGATCAGGAGGACTGCTTGAGAAAAGGCAGCATTTAA ATCTGGAAAACTGTTCTTTTGCTAGAATAGAGGAGTTGGTTTCAAATCCTGAAAAAGCAGAAACACTGATGTCTGAACTACAGAACAAACTGAAGGATGGAGAAATGGACAGAATTGAGAGGAAATTGCGAAGCAAAAAATGTATAAAGGAAAACTGGTGTTATACAACCATAACCAACATCAAAAACAACCAAGGACTGAAAGAATTCCTTGAACCCGGAGAACAAAAGATATTTCCTTCAATTGTTTTCGATTTGTTTGAAAACAACAGGGGGAAAAAGGAAACGAAAAATGAAGAATTGAATGCACCTGATGTCTCGTTAGAAGACACTGAGACTAGAGTGGAAATTCAACCTAAAGAGAGAGTAAATGACGATTTGGAACACACTCATCAAGCCTCAGAGAATAACTTACAATTTCCAGCCAAAGATTCATACCTAAACAGCAATGCCCAGGACTCAGAAAACAGTTATCTGAAAGAAGAGTTCCTCATCAACTCTGGCCACCAGAGTTACCAAACCAAAAGTGAGCCATGCATGAGAATGCAGACCATTGAAGCCaatggagagaaagatgagTTTAAACCCGCTGAGAAGGACCCTTTATCTGACAGTGGACATGAAAGTATTTTTGACACCATGAACAACAGTTATGGAACGTTATCAACAAAGATGAGCAGCCTTGAGGGAAAGGAAGGGAAGAGGGTGGAAGTATCTTCTGCTCTTAAAAGGGATAGATTGTCTGCTGAGCATCAATATTCAGCTGATGAGATACCACCAAAGGTCGCTAAACACATAGATGCCACGGATTGTGACCACGAAGCAAAAAATAGCACAGAAAC TATACATGTTACACAAAATTCATATTTAGCAAACACTGATGTCATGTCAAACCAGCAGTCTGAGAACATTTCCCGCACTTCTGAATCAGTCTTCCAAACTGAGAACAACTTAGACACAGATGTGGAAATGAGTGTAGAAGGAATCACTGCTAGAATGGAGCATCAATCTGATGAGATACAGGTCAGTTTAAAGCAGATTCAGAGCCGAGATTCACAGAACATTCCAGCAAAAAATACACGTTCATCTGCCTTAGATTGTGACAATTTAGAAATGGACACCAATGTTCAAAGATACAGAGAAGATTCAGATGTTTTGCAGGGTACAACAGACAAGTCTTCCAACATGGAAGCTGATGGAACAAATGATAAAGAAAATTTTGCTGATGAACTACCATCAAAGGTTGATAAACACATAGATGCCCCAAGTTCAGAGCATGAAACACTTGTTAATGCAAGCCTATGTGAGCCAACTATACCTAAAAATCAGGGACATTCTACAGAGACCCCACAGTCAGATACAGCAGTGGAGCTAGAGCCTAGTCAGAGTAGTCCTACAGATGCAATGAAGAGCAGACTAAACAATGATGCCAGGGCCTCTGACTATAGTCATGTGGAAGAAAAGGCCTTTACAAATAGTGGGAATCCGTTTCAAAGTGAACAAAATAACACTTCAGCAAACCCAGGTAAGCATGTACATAGTAGTGAGGATAATGATGGGGAAAGTGAGCATGAAGCTATTGAAGAACACTTTTCACCTGATAGTAGTCATGAAGATAACAATGCCAATTCCAAGGATGTATTGATAAAGGGGGACAGATTTGAATCAAACAATCTTCATGCAACCTCAAAAGAAGCACAGACACAAGCTAATGGATATCCTGTGCTTCAAAACATTGAAACTGAAACTTCCAAAGATTATGATTTATCTTTAGAGATGGTTTTTACAGGGACTTCAGACACAGTAGACACAACAACACATATGAGAACACAAGCCATTAAGACATTGGCTGCAGAGGCTAAGGATTTTGACCATGAGGCAAAAAATACAGAAATTAATGTTGATAAATGCCCCTCAGTTGAATGTTCACTGATTAATCACACAATTCCAATTCCACATGTTACACAAAGTTCATATTCAGCAAACACTGATGACCTGTCAAACCAGAATTCTGAGAAAAGTTCCCACACAGCTGTTGTCCACACTTCTGACTCAGTATTCCAAACTGAGGACAACTTAGACAAAGATGTGGAAATTAGTGAATCTGTTGCTTCAGAAGGTATCATTGCTGAAACTAAGCATCAGCCTGATGACATACATGACAGTTTGAAGCAGATTCAGAGCCAATATTCTCATAACATGGCCATTCCATCAAAAAATAGAAGTTTGTCTGCCTCAGATTGTGACGATTTAGAAATTGACACTAATGTTCAAAGAAACATAAAGGATGTTTTGGGGGGTTCAACAGACAAGTCTTCCAAAATTGAAGTAGATGGAACAAATGATAAAGAAAATTCAGAGGTGGATGATCTTGACCCTTCATATAAATGTTCACACAATGTTTATGACTCTGTTGAGCTGGAAGAATCCAGTGAGAGAGTTCATTCAGATCCCATTCATAACTCAGAGACCAAAAACAGTCCAATGGAAAATGCTCAAAAAATCCCTTTGTCTCAACCCCCATCTGTGGAAGGATCAACTGTTTCAACagttaacaaaaaaagtgtttttaaaaatgaaaaagacaaacaaaaagctAAAAGGCCACACAAAAGGAAAGACCCTAATTTGGAGAAAGAATGGAAGAAAGAGCGCCTTGTTAAATGGTTGGACACTTATAAAGGAGAAGGGGACACCTTGGAGGATCTGAAAAATAGAATCTCATGGCATACTAAACTGGAACATAAAACATTTCCTTATATCGTGGCAGACCAATGTACAATTTTTCATGTTCCCAAAACAACTGACCGTAAATTAATATTTCTAACCAATGTAGATGTATATAAAAAGGGTGGTGAACTGAGAAAACCTTGTTATGAGAAGCTGCAATATCAAATGGGAGTTTCAGGCATTAGTGAAACAATTGTGCTCTCTCCAGAGAATAAAACGAAGACAGTCAGATATGATTTCTCCTTTGAGAATATTGCTGAACTCTGTCGTAGGCTTGTGTTTGAAGTCCTTGCCCCAGCAATTGTAGTCTTCAAAAAggttcagagagagagggaattatTCTCAGATGATTGa
- the LOC121696908 gene encoding caspase-8-like isoform X8 produces MSVNFIRRHKPALLNVLSTEATYILQHVDAMCLIDRQSYINIMDIPKARDKMIKLLDKLILDKNCDGFLQLLHEEEIQELLPGLKAIMKNQELSRRDSRDGQLPDCTQPGASGSVVNGQDHLSTGRPRERAVEVSGPVIRPVEGAGVDGHSDCQASTGSGGLLEKRQHLSIVDQLSSSIEVYNMNSKPRGTCVIFNNVNFTDGKKRSGSDQDADALENTFKWLGFEVKVLPDRGVQDMKDKLEELSKKVTDADCCFICCVLSHGNATGVQGCDNAVLPIRDILSPFSGIRCPALAGKPKVFFIQACRGSEMQKKVNIQADSLGEKEVEFESDFSLDSIISIPEFADFLISMSTFEGCFALRNPERGSWFIQSLCDHLTKLCLQGEDILSILTKVNSDVGAMGTMRAKQIPEPRFTLRKKLIFHVPE; encoded by the exons ATGTCTGTGAATTTTATCCGTAGGCACAAGCCTGCTCTGCTGAACGTATTGTCCACAGAGGCCACATATATTTTGCAGCATGTTGATGCAATGTGCCTCATAGACCGCCAATCTTATATTAATATTATGGATATACCGAAAGCAAGAGACAAGATGATTAAACTACTGGATAAACTGATACTCGATAAAAACTGTGATGGATTCCTACAACTACTACATGAAGAAGAAATCCAAGAACTTTTACCGGGGCTTAAAGCAATCATGAAGAATCAAG AACTCAGCAGACGAGACAGCAGAGACGGGCAACTGCCAGATTGCACACAGCCTGGAGCAAGTGGAAGTGTGGTCAATGGGCAAGACCACCTCTCTACTGGAAGGCCAAGAGAAAGAGCAGTGGAGGTCTCCGGGCCAGTGATCAGACCAGTTGAAGGGGCAGGGGTCGATGGTCACAGTGATTGCCAAGCGTCAACTGGATCAGGAGGACTGCTTGAGAAAAGGCAGCATTTAA GTATTGTAGATCAACTCAGCAGTTCC ATCGAAGTATACAACATGAACAGTAAACCCCGTGGAACATGTGTGATCTTTAACAACGTCAACTTTACCGATGGTAAAAAACGCTCAGGATCTGATCAGGATGCAG ATGCTCTTGAAAACACATTTAAATGGCTGGGGTTTGAGGTTAAGGTCCTGCCGGACAGGGGAGTGCAAGACATGAAAGACAAACTTGAAGAACTCAGCAAGAAGGTGACTGATGCTGACTGCTGCTTCATCTGTTGTGTGCTTAGCCACGGCAACGCGACAGGTGTGCAAGGATGTGACAATGCTGTCCTGCCCATCCGTGATATACTCTCTCCATTCAGTGGGATCAGATGCCCAGCTTTGGCAGGGAAGCCCAAAGTGTTTTTCATCCAGGCATGTCGAGGTTCTGAGATGCAGAAGAAGGTGAATATCCAGGCAGATTCTTTGGGTGAAAAAGAGGTGGAATTTGAATCTGACTTTAGCCTGGATAGCATCATCAGCATCCCTGAATTTGCGGATTTCCTCATCTCCATGTCCACCTTCGAAGGTTGTTTTGCCCTCAGAAATCCTGAACGTGGCTCCTGGTTCATTCAGTCTCTCTGTGACCATCTGACTAAGTTATGCCTACA GGGTGAAGATATCTTGTCAATCCTTACTAAAGTCAACAGTGATGTTGGTGCTATGGGGACAATGCGTGCTAAGCAAATCCCTGAGCCAAGGTTCACCCTAAGGAAGAAGCTCATCTTCCATGTGCCTGAATGA